CCGATCCGATTACTGGATCAGACGCAGCACGCCCTGCTGGCTCTGGTTCGCCTGGGCCAGCATCGCGGTCGAAGCCTGGCTCAGGATCTGCTGCTTGGCGAGCGCGGTCGTTTCGGCCGAGAAGTCGGCGTCCTCGATGCGGCTGCGGGCGTCGGTCAGGTTGGTGATGTTGTTGGTCAGGTTGTTGACCGTCGATTCGAGGCGGTTCTGCACCGCACCGAGGTTGGCGCGCTTGGTGCCCACAGTTTCCAGCGCCGTGTCATAGGCGGCGAGGTCGGTGTCCGTGAAGGTCGGCGCGGCGGTGGTGCCGGTCAGCGGGCTGCCGGTTGCGGTTGCGACGGCCGACAGGTCGAGCTGGCCAAGGGTGATATCGACGGTGTCGGTGTCGTTGGCGCCCGCCTGGACCGTGATGGTGGCCGGAGCGGTCGCCGAGAACAGGGCCTTGCCGTTGAACTCGGTCTTGCTGAGCACGTCGTTGATCTGCTTGCCGAGTTCGTCGATTTCGGACTTGATGTTGGCTTGCGACTTCGTGTCGTTCGTGCCGTTCAGGCCCTGAACGGTCAGTTCGCGCATACGCTGCAGCATGTTGCTGACTTCGCCGAGCGCGCCTTCCGCCGTCTGCGCCAGCGAGATGCCGTCATTGGCGTTGCGGACGCCCTGGGTCATGCCGCGGATCTGGGCGGTCATGCTCGACGCGATGGCGAGGCCGGCGGCGTCGTCCTTTGCGCTGTTGATTCGCTTGCCGGTCGACAGACGCTCCATGGCGGTGCTCAGCGCCTTGTTGGCCGAGGTCGAGGCGTTGGCCGAGCGCAGCGCCGCTGTGTTGGTTCCGATAACAGTCATGAAATTCCCTTTCCGTACATCAGGTCGCTGCCATCAGGGCGCTTGCGGCCTCGAAAGGGGATAACGGCGGGCGTCGCCGGGCTTTTAGGGCGATCGGCATTTTTTTCGCAAAAGCCGCAAAGTAGGCGGTTTGATGCGTGCGCGGCTATGAAATGAGCCACAAGGCTTTGCCGGGGC
This genomic stretch from Sphingobium sp. BYY-5 harbors:
- a CDS encoding flagellin, whose product is MTVIGTNTAALRSANASTSANKALSTAMERLSTGKRINSAKDDAAGLAIASSMTAQIRGMTQGVRNANDGISLAQTAEGALGEVSNMLQRMRELTVQGLNGTNDTKSQANIKSEIDELGKQINDVLSKTEFNGKALFSATAPATITVQAGANDTDTVDITLGQLDLSAVATATGSPLTGTTAAPTFTDTDLAAYDTALETVGTKRANLGAVQNRLESTVNNLTNNITNLTDARSRIEDADFSAETTALAKQQILSQASTAMLAQANQSQQGVLRLIQ